A single genomic interval of Bradyrhizobium japonicum USDA 6 harbors:
- the upp gene encoding uracil phosphoribosyltransferase has product MEGVTIVDHPLVQHKLTLVRDKSISTKSFRELIKEIGMLLCYEITRDLPLADTVIETPLATMHSAKIAGKKLVFVPMLRAGTTFVDGMMDLVPTARVAHIGLYREPHSFAAVEYFFKSPSDLSERLAIVVTPVVATANTAVAAIDRLKERGARDIRLACLIAAPEGLERLRGLHPDVPIWTAAVDEGLDENGFILPGLGDAGDRAYGTR; this is encoded by the coding sequence ATGGAAGGCGTCACGATCGTCGATCATCCGCTGGTGCAGCACAAGCTGACGCTGGTGCGGGACAAGTCCATCTCGACCAAGTCCTTCCGCGAGCTGATCAAGGAGATCGGCATGCTGCTGTGCTACGAGATCACGCGGGATCTGCCGCTCGCCGATACCGTCATCGAGACGCCGCTGGCGACGATGCATTCGGCCAAGATCGCCGGCAAGAAGCTGGTGTTCGTGCCGATGCTGCGCGCCGGCACGACCTTCGTCGACGGCATGATGGATCTGGTGCCGACCGCGCGCGTCGCCCATATCGGCCTCTACCGCGAGCCGCATAGTTTTGCCGCGGTCGAATATTTCTTCAAATCGCCGTCCGACCTCAGCGAGCGCCTGGCGATCGTGGTCACCCCGGTGGTCGCGACCGCCAACACGGCCGTCGCCGCGATCGACCGGCTGAAGGAGCGCGGCGCCAGGGACATCCGCCTCGCCTGCCTGATCGCGGCCCCTGAAGGGCTCGAACGGCTGCGCGGACTGCATCCCGACGTTCCGATCTGGACGGCTGCGGTGGATGAAGGTCTCGACGAGAACGGCTTTATCCTGCCGGGCCTCGGCGATGCCGGCGACCGCGCTTACGGGACGCGGTAG
- a CDS encoding YjgN family protein, producing the protein MNDMQWAPIGSEPLPPPLPPTRVDFTGNRTEFRKMVTKGALLELVTFGFYRFWLVTDIRRHLWTNTAVDGDAAEYTGRAKELLVGFLFALAILVPIYLAYFLIGIEFERWQGFASTPLFISFYAFGQFAIFRARRYRLTRTVWRGVRFWMDGSGWAYSFRAMAWGLLVFLTLGLALPWREASLERYKMRHTHYGDLSGDFEGDGWTFFKRGWWLWLLSPIALVIFPLAPFFYAEFKAREWRWWLDGIRIGGVSLSSELPHNAFYGLYWKVIGWWMLLSTIFAAYMGGGALLVVQLSGVPADQVFGPGNAGKSIPMLVMMVIGYFAVALAINIVMRVYLQRDLWAKVLETVEVHNIGAAADVRGSGELASALGEGFADGLDVAGF; encoded by the coding sequence GTGAACGACATGCAATGGGCCCCCATCGGCTCCGAACCCTTGCCCCCGCCGCTGCCGCCCACGCGGGTCGATTTCACCGGCAACCGCACCGAGTTCCGCAAAATGGTCACCAAGGGTGCCCTGCTTGAGCTCGTCACCTTCGGCTTCTACCGGTTCTGGCTGGTCACCGACATCCGACGTCATTTGTGGACGAACACCGCGGTCGATGGCGATGCCGCCGAATACACCGGCCGGGCCAAGGAGCTGCTGGTCGGCTTCCTGTTCGCGCTCGCGATCCTGGTGCCGATCTACCTTGCCTATTTTCTCATCGGCATCGAGTTCGAGCGCTGGCAGGGCTTTGCCTCGACGCCGCTGTTCATCAGCTTCTATGCCTTCGGCCAGTTCGCGATTTTTCGCGCGCGGCGCTATCGCCTGACGCGCACGGTCTGGCGCGGGGTCCGGTTCTGGATGGACGGCTCGGGCTGGGCCTATTCGTTCCGCGCCATGGCGTGGGGCCTGCTTGTGTTCCTCACTCTCGGCCTGGCGTTGCCCTGGCGCGAGGCGTCGCTCGAACGCTACAAGATGCGGCACACCCATTACGGCGATCTCTCCGGCGATTTCGAAGGCGACGGCTGGACCTTCTTCAAGCGCGGCTGGTGGCTGTGGCTCTTGAGCCCGATCGCACTCGTGATCTTCCCGCTGGCCCCGTTCTTCTATGCCGAGTTCAAGGCGCGTGAATGGCGCTGGTGGCTCGACGGCATCCGCATCGGCGGTGTCAGCCTGTCCTCGGAGTTGCCGCACAACGCGTTCTACGGCCTGTACTGGAAAGTGATCGGCTGGTGGATGCTGCTTTCGACTATTTTCGCCGCCTATATGGGTGGTGGCGCCTTGCTCGTCGTCCAGCTGAGCGGCGTTCCGGCTGATCAGGTCTTCGGCCCCGGAAATGCCGGCAAGAGCATCCCGATGCTGGTCATGATGGTCATCGGCTATTTCGCCGTGGCGCTAGCGATCAACATCGTCATGCGGGTCTATCTGCAGCGCGATCTCTGGGCCAAGGTGCTGGAAACCGTCGAGGTGCACAACATCGGGGCCGCGGCGGATGTACGCGGCAGCGGTGAGCTTGCCAGCGCGCTCGGCGAGGGCTTTGCCGACGGGCTCGATGTCGCGGGATTCTGA
- a CDS encoding M48 family metallopeptidase: protein MSELSTEVPAQSAKPTIFFDGVSSRRREVSLALGDALDIVEEGGAPVRWAYADIRRADSPAGILRLASTSAPPLARLEIRDAALAADVIARCMRLDEHQTSRRGVAKIVGWSVAAAVSIVCVVLFGVPLAADRLAPLVPKPIERRIGDASEVQVKTIFGRKACEDPAGKAAFTKLVNRLRDAAGLDDDSMTAGVLPTSVPNAFALPGGKVYVLRGLVDKAENPDELAGILAHELGHLKHYDNMRGLIYNGGTSFLIGLLFGDVTGSSAVIFASRSVVEASYSREAETAADTFAIEIMHKLGRSPKPAAELMFRITGKEGGSGLTTILASHPLTEDRLARMTKEDRPASGPPLLTDKEWQSLKLICSSGKI from the coding sequence GTGAGTGAGTTGTCCACCGAGGTTCCGGCGCAGTCTGCCAAGCCGACGATCTTCTTCGACGGCGTGTCGAGCCGCAGGCGGGAGGTGTCGCTGGCGCTCGGTGACGCGCTCGACATCGTCGAGGAGGGCGGAGCGCCGGTTCGCTGGGCCTATGCCGACATTCGCCGCGCCGACAGTCCGGCCGGGATATTGCGCCTGGCCTCGACATCCGCGCCGCCGCTGGCGCGGCTTGAAATTCGCGACGCCGCGCTCGCCGCAGACGTGATCGCCCGCTGCATGCGTCTCGACGAGCACCAGACCTCGCGCCGCGGTGTCGCAAAGATCGTCGGCTGGTCGGTGGCCGCCGCCGTTTCCATCGTTTGCGTCGTGCTGTTCGGTGTGCCGCTCGCTGCCGACCGGCTCGCGCCGCTGGTGCCCAAGCCGATCGAACGGCGCATCGGCGACGCCTCCGAAGTCCAGGTGAAAACCATCTTCGGCCGCAAAGCGTGCGAAGACCCCGCGGGCAAGGCCGCGTTCACAAAACTGGTCAATCGTCTGCGCGATGCTGCCGGCCTCGATGACGATTCCATGACGGCCGGTGTGCTGCCGACCTCGGTGCCCAATGCATTCGCGCTGCCCGGCGGCAAGGTGTACGTGTTGAGGGGCTTGGTCGACAAGGCCGAAAACCCCGACGAGCTCGCCGGCATCCTTGCCCACGAGCTCGGCCATCTCAAGCATTACGACAACATGCGCGGGCTGATCTACAACGGCGGCACCTCGTTCCTGATCGGCCTGCTGTTCGGCGACGTCACCGGCTCGAGCGCCGTGATCTTCGCCTCGCGCAGCGTGGTCGAAGCCTCCTATTCGCGCGAGGCCGAGACCGCCGCGGATACGTTCGCGATCGAGATCATGCACAAGCTCGGCCGCTCGCCGAAGCCCGCGGCCGAATTGATGTTTCGCATCACCGGCAAGGAAGGCGGCTCCGGCCTCACCACGATCCTGGCGAGCCACCCGCTCACCGAAGACCGCCTCGCGCGCATGACGAAGGAAGATCGTCCCGCCAGCGGCCCGCCGCTGCTGACGGACAAGGAATGGCAGTCGCTCAAGCTGATTTGCAGCAGCGGGAAGATCTAA
- a CDS encoding cytochrome P450, which translates to MHGTIESAAKLDELRARATSLPLEQFDPGDPELFRTDTFWPYFDRLRRDDPVHYCKDSMFGPYWSVTRYNDIMEIETNHSVFSSASALGGITIRDIDPDLRRESFISMDPPRHAAQRKTVAPMFTPTHLDNLALSIRERSAECLDNLPRGEVFDWVDRVSIELTTQMLAVLFDFPWEDRRKLTRWSDIATTIPGPDGLVATEDERQAELTECAGYFARLWKERIEQPPKSDLLSMMAHGAATRDMDAKNFLGNLILLIVGGNDTTRNTMSGSIYALSQHPEQYRKLRENPGLLDSFVPEVIRWQTPLAHMRRTALADFEFRGKQIKQGDKVVMWYVSGNRDEEAIEKPYDFIIDRARPRTHLSFGFGIHRCVGLRLAELQLKIIWEEILKRFDHIDVVGEPKRVYSSFVKGLETLPVKISA; encoded by the coding sequence ATGCACGGGACCATCGAGAGCGCGGCGAAGCTCGACGAGCTACGCGCGCGCGCCACGTCACTGCCGCTGGAGCAGTTCGATCCGGGCGATCCCGAGTTGTTCAGGACGGATACGTTCTGGCCCTATTTCGATCGCCTGCGCCGCGACGATCCCGTGCACTATTGCAAGGACTCGATGTTCGGGCCGTACTGGTCGGTGACGCGCTACAACGACATCATGGAGATCGAGACCAACCATTCGGTGTTCTCCTCGGCCTCCGCGCTCGGCGGTATCACCATCCGCGACATCGACCCGGACCTGCGCCGCGAGAGTTTCATCTCGATGGATCCGCCGCGCCACGCGGCGCAGCGCAAGACCGTGGCGCCGATGTTCACCCCGACGCATCTGGACAATCTCGCGCTCAGCATCCGCGAGCGTTCGGCCGAGTGCCTGGACAATCTGCCGCGCGGTGAGGTGTTCGACTGGGTCGATCGTGTCTCGATCGAACTCACCACGCAGATGCTCGCGGTGCTGTTCGACTTTCCCTGGGAGGACCGCCGCAAGCTGACGCGCTGGTCTGACATCGCCACCACCATTCCCGGGCCGGACGGCCTCGTCGCCACCGAAGACGAACGGCAGGCCGAGCTGACGGAATGCGCGGGCTATTTCGCGCGGCTGTGGAAGGAGCGCATCGAGCAGCCGCCGAAGAGCGACCTGCTCTCGATGATGGCGCATGGCGCCGCGACGCGCGACATGGATGCCAAAAACTTCCTCGGCAATCTCATCCTTTTGATCGTCGGCGGCAATGACACCACCCGCAACACGATGTCGGGATCGATCTACGCGCTGAGCCAGCATCCGGAGCAGTATCGCAAGCTGCGCGAGAACCCCGGCCTGCTCGACAGTTTCGTGCCGGAGGTGATCCGCTGGCAGACGCCGCTGGCGCATATGCGCCGCACCGCGCTTGCCGACTTCGAGTTCCGCGGCAAGCAGATCAAGCAAGGTGACAAGGTCGTGATGTGGTACGTCTCGGGCAACCGCGACGAGGAAGCGATCGAAAAGCCCTACGATTTCATCATCGACCGCGCCCGGCCGCGCACGCATCTGTCCTTCGGCTTCGGCATTCACCGCTGCGTCGGCTTGCGGCTTGCCGAACTTCAGCTCAAGATTATCTGGGAAGAGATCCTCAAGCGCTTCGACCATATCGACGTGGTCGGCGAACCCAAACGGGTCTATTCGAGTTTCGTAAAGGGACTTGAAACCTTGCCGGTGAAGATTTCCGCGTGA